The Pseudolabrys sp. FHR47 genome contains a region encoding:
- a CDS encoding YqaA family protein, translated as MTPIEAAAPPRNWLRRLYDRCIDAAHKPHATWTMGAIAFAESSFFPIPPDVMLVPMSLAHPKRAYLFAAWCTVASVLGGIVGYAIGALLYDSVGGWLIQLYGYGDKVETFRHAYAEWGAWIILLKGLTPIPYKVVTITSGFAAYNFFLFIIFSIIARAMRFFVIAFLLHRYGDQARIIIEKRLGLWTGLSAAVVLIGLIGAVYLF; from the coding sequence ATGACCCCTATCGAGGCCGCCGCCCCTCCGCGCAACTGGCTCCGTCGTCTCTACGACCGGTGCATCGACGCTGCCCACAAGCCGCATGCCACCTGGACCATGGGCGCGATCGCCTTTGCGGAAAGCTCCTTTTTCCCGATCCCGCCCGACGTCATGCTGGTGCCGATGTCGCTGGCGCACCCCAAGCGCGCCTACTTATTCGCCGCCTGGTGCACGGTCGCTTCGGTGCTGGGCGGAATCGTCGGCTACGCCATCGGCGCTCTGCTCTATGACTCGGTCGGTGGCTGGCTAATCCAGCTTTATGGCTACGGCGACAAGGTTGAGACTTTTCGCCACGCCTATGCCGAATGGGGCGCCTGGATCATCCTGCTCAAGGGCCTGACTCCGATCCCCTACAAGGTAGTGACCATCACTTCCGGCTTCGCCGCCTACAACTTCTTCCTGTTCATAATCTTCTCGATCATCGCGCGCGCCATGCGCTTCTTCGTGATCGCCTTCCTGCTGCACCGCTATGGCGACCAAGCGCGGATCATCATCGAGAAGCGGCTCGGGCTATGGACCGGGCTGAGCGCCGCGGTGGTCCTCATCGGCCTCATTGGCGCGGTATACTTGTTCTGA
- a CDS encoding NAD(P)H-dependent oxidoreductase — MNLHAKLLERAAAGRPVTVGVIGAGKFGTMYLSQARLTDGTHIVGVADLDVARARSQLKTAGWPEALYAATSLDDAYARRATLITADAETLITDPRIEVIVEATGVPGAGIAHCLKAIEHGKHVVMVNVEADAVAGPLLARKAKAAGVVYSLAWGDQPALICEQVDWARAAGFKVIAAGKGTRYEPHYHQSNPDNVWDILDRYLNIIDRKSINPKMFNSFVDGTKSGIEMTAVCNATGLRPQSDGLHFPPATRFELADICKPKSDGGTLEGEGVTEVTSSVYRDGTDVPHHLALGTYVVFEGETDYARRCFKEYAMLPDKSGKYAALYRPIHMIGLELGISVASCALRHEPTGAPNAFRSDVVATAKKNLKAGEMLDGEGGFCVWGKQTPADLSLDRGLLPLGLAHNVKLKHDIAEGGAVRWADVDYDATDIAVKVRREMEAAFGRQNVS; from the coding sequence GTGAATCTTCACGCCAAACTTCTCGAGCGCGCGGCGGCCGGCAGACCGGTGACCGTCGGCGTCATCGGCGCCGGCAAGTTCGGCACCATGTATCTGTCGCAGGCCCGGCTCACCGACGGCACTCATATCGTCGGCGTCGCCGATCTCGATGTTGCGCGTGCCAGATCGCAGCTCAAAACAGCGGGGTGGCCGGAGGCGCTTTACGCCGCGACGTCGCTCGATGACGCCTATGCCAGGCGCGCGACCCTCATCACCGCGGACGCCGAAACCCTCATTACCGATCCGCGTATCGAGGTCATCGTCGAGGCGACCGGCGTGCCGGGCGCGGGCATTGCGCATTGCCTCAAGGCAATCGAGCACGGCAAGCATGTCGTCATGGTCAATGTCGAAGCCGACGCCGTCGCCGGTCCGCTGCTGGCACGCAAGGCCAAGGCCGCCGGCGTCGTCTATTCGCTGGCCTGGGGCGACCAGCCGGCGCTGATCTGCGAGCAGGTTGATTGGGCCCGTGCCGCCGGCTTCAAGGTGATCGCGGCCGGCAAAGGTACGCGCTATGAGCCGCATTATCACCAATCCAACCCCGACAATGTCTGGGACATTCTCGATCGCTATCTGAACATTATCGACCGCAAGTCGATCAATCCGAAGATGTTCAACTCCTTTGTCGATGGCACCAAGTCCGGCATCGAGATGACGGCGGTGTGCAACGCCACCGGATTGCGTCCGCAATCGGATGGTTTGCATTTTCCGCCCGCGACGCGGTTCGAACTTGCCGACATCTGCAAGCCGAAATCGGACGGCGGCACGCTGGAAGGCGAGGGTGTCACCGAGGTGACGTCGTCGGTCTATCGCGACGGCACCGACGTGCCGCATCATCTGGCGCTCGGCACCTATGTCGTGTTCGAGGGCGAGACCGATTATGCACGGCGTTGCTTCAAGGAGTACGCCATGCTGCCGGACAAATCCGGCAAGTATGCTGCGCTTTATCGGCCGATCCACATGATCGGCCTTGAGCTCGGCATATCGGTGGCGTCATGCGCGCTGCGGCATGAGCCGACCGGCGCGCCCAACGCGTTCCGTTCCGATGTGGTGGCGACGGCAAAGAAGAATCTGAAGGCCGGCGAGATGCTCGATGGTGAGGGCGGTTTCTGCGTCTGGGGCAAGCAGACGCCGGCCGACCTGTCGCTCGACCGCGGTCTGCTGCCGCTCGGCCTGGCACACAACGTCAAGCTCAAGCATGACATTGCCGAAGGCGGGGCGGTGCGCTGGGCTGATGTCGATTACGATGCAACTGACATCGCGGTGAAGGTGCGCCGCGAGATGGAAGCCGCCTTCGGCCGACAGAACGTGTCTTGA
- a CDS encoding disulfide bond formation protein B, translating into MTDTLSMMRKDPIATAAALVALVGLATIIGFLFFEHVLGYEPCALCLDQRKAFYVAVPLAALLCLGAGHGASRKVLFLGFLVIAVAMLWNTGLAAFHAGVEWKFWPGPSDCSGPVNNFGSAGNMLNRLQTIRIARCDEAAWRLFGISMAGYDVLISAFLAAVAAFGAKAALARPEPE; encoded by the coding sequence ATGACCGATACCCTGTCGATGATGCGCAAAGATCCGATCGCCACCGCCGCGGCGCTTGTCGCGCTGGTCGGCCTCGCCACCATTATCGGCTTCCTGTTCTTCGAACATGTGCTCGGTTATGAGCCCTGTGCGCTGTGTCTCGATCAGCGCAAGGCCTTCTACGTGGCTGTGCCGCTGGCCGCCTTGTTGTGCCTCGGCGCCGGTCATGGCGCGTCGCGCAAGGTCTTGTTTCTCGGCTTTCTGGTCATCGCTGTGGCGATGCTCTGGAACACCGGACTTGCCGCCTTCCACGCCGGGGTCGAATGGAAGTTCTGGCCCGGACCGTCCGACTGCTCGGGGCCTGTCAACAATTTCGGGTCGGCCGGTAACATGCTGAACCGGCTCCAGACCATACGCATTGCGCGTTGCGACGAGGCGGCGTGGCGGCTGTTCGGAATTTCGATGGCTGGTTACGACGTGCTGATCTCGGCGTTTCTTGCCGCCGTCGCCGCCTTTGGCGCCAAAGCCGCGCTTGCGCGGCCTGAGCCCGAATAA
- the gluQRS gene encoding tRNA glutamyl-Q(34) synthetase GluQRS: MPPVFRFAPSPNGYLHLGHALSALLNAEAARASGGRMLLRIEDIDETRCRPEYEAAIYEDLAWLGVTWEQPVRRQSEHLDDYRAAIDRLDAMGLIYPAFESRTEIARLVAEREAISGQAWPRDPDGGIRYPEFSKSLPEPERRRLIEAGAPYARRLDMTAALVRSGPLQWDEAGKMVAADPAAWGDVILARKDTPNSYHLSVVIDDAQQGVTDIVRGRDLFHSTSVHRLLQTLLGLPAPRYHHHRLILDADGRKLSKSTAATGLRELRGQGLTPSDIRRMAGLD, from the coding sequence ATGCCACCCGTTTTCCGTTTTGCCCCGAGCCCGAACGGCTATCTGCATCTCGGCCACGCGCTCTCCGCGCTGCTGAATGCCGAAGCGGCGCGCGCTTCCGGCGGGCGCATGCTGCTGCGCATCGAGGACATCGACGAGACCCGCTGCCGGCCGGAATACGAGGCGGCGATTTACGAGGATCTGGCCTGGCTCGGCGTGACGTGGGAACAGCCCGTGCGGCGGCAATCGGAGCACTTGGACGATTACCGGGCGGCTATCGACAGACTCGACGCCATGGGCTTGATCTATCCGGCGTTCGAAAGCCGCACCGAGATTGCGCGCCTTGTGGCCGAACGCGAAGCCATATCGGGCCAAGCGTGGCCGCGCGATCCCGATGGCGGCATTCGCTATCCGGAATTCAGCAAGTCTCTGCCCGAGCCCGAGCGCCGGCGCTTGATCGAGGCGGGCGCGCCCTATGCGCGCCGCCTCGATATGACCGCCGCGCTGGTGCGAAGCGGTCCGTTGCAATGGGACGAAGCGGGCAAGATGGTTGCCGCCGACCCGGCGGCGTGGGGCGATGTTATCCTCGCGCGCAAGGACACGCCGAACAGCTATCATCTGTCGGTGGTCATCGACGATGCGCAGCAGGGCGTCACCGACATCGTGCGGGGGCGGGATCTGTTTCATTCGACCAGCGTGCATCGCCTGCTGCAGACGCTTCTGGGTTTGCCGGCGCCGCGTTACCACCATCACCGGCTCATCCTCGACGCCGACGGCCGCAAACTGTCCAAATCGACCGCGGCGACGGGCCTGCGCGAATTGCGGGGGCAGGGGTTAACCCCGTCCGATATCCGCCGGATGGCCGGGCTCGATTGA
- a CDS encoding alpha/beta hydrolase yields the protein MPLDGPNLDGPRLEPKSGKAKQLVVFLHGYGADGNDLIDIGLAWQNLLPDAAFVSPHAPRPCGQAPVGREWFPLTFRDPNERWTGVNAAAPGLNEFLDAELIRHGLPADALALVGFSQGTMMSLHVGLRRAVAPKAIVGYSGMLVLPEEGDLDAFSAEIVSRPPVLLIHGDQDQLIPVQALMHAAQSLAALEVPAQWHVSSGIGHGIDQEGLRHGGEFLARQFAARQ from the coding sequence GTGCCCCTCGACGGACCAAATCTTGATGGGCCTCGTCTTGAGCCCAAATCCGGCAAGGCGAAGCAGCTCGTCGTCTTTCTCCACGGTTACGGCGCCGACGGCAACGACCTCATCGACATCGGCCTGGCCTGGCAGAACCTCTTGCCGGACGCCGCCTTCGTCTCGCCGCACGCGCCGCGGCCCTGCGGCCAGGCCCCGGTCGGCCGCGAATGGTTTCCGCTGACCTTCCGCGATCCGAACGAGCGCTGGACCGGCGTCAATGCCGCGGCGCCGGGACTGAACGAATTCCTCGACGCGGAACTGATTCGCCACGGTCTGCCGGCTGACGCACTGGCGCTGGTCGGCTTCAGCCAGGGCACGATGATGTCGCTGCATGTCGGGTTGCGCCGCGCCGTCGCGCCCAAGGCCATTGTCGGCTATTCGGGCATGCTGGTGCTGCCGGAGGAAGGCGATCTCGACGCTTTCTCCGCGGAGATCGTGAGCCGGCCTCCCGTACTGCTGATTCACGGCGATCAGGATCAGCTCATTCCCGTGCAGGCGCTCATGCACGCCGCGCAGAGCCTGGCCGCGCTGGAAGTGCCGGCGCAATGGCATGTGTCGTCCGGTATCGGTCATGGAATCGATCAGGAAGGCCTGCGCCATGGCGGCGAATTCCTCGCCCGGCAGTTTGCCGCCCGCCAGTAG
- the hisE gene encoding phosphoribosyl-ATP diphosphatase: MADSISRLHNAVLAARTADPAKSRTAKLLKSGRAKMAKKLAEEAVEVVIDALDGQPEAVVRESADLLYNLVVLWVHAGVTPDQVWDEMRRRERLLGIAEKLPKDLVKPPVRHKSGPEVVPLRPRRVSKRR; this comes from the coding sequence ATGGCCGATTCGATTTCACGCCTACACAACGCCGTTCTGGCTGCCCGGACCGCAGATCCGGCGAAATCGCGCACGGCCAAGCTGCTCAAATCCGGTCGGGCCAAAATGGCCAAAAAACTGGCCGAGGAAGCCGTGGAGGTCGTCATCGACGCCCTCGACGGCCAGCCCGAGGCGGTGGTCCGCGAAAGCGCGGATTTGCTCTACAATCTGGTCGTTCTGTGGGTCCATGCCGGCGTCACCCCGGACCAGGTTTGGGATGAAATGCGCCGCCGTGAGCGGCTTCTTGGCATTGCCGAAAAATTGCCAAAGGATCTGGTCAAGCCGCCGGTCAGGCATAAATCAGGTCCCGAGGTGGTGCCCCTTCGGCCCCGACGGGTCTCGAAACGGCGCTAG
- a CDS encoding DNA-3-methyladenine glycosylase: MTHFLHTQGDLEAGLLELIRIDPRLAPVAETAGAFNLRRREGGYPGLCAIVCGQQLSTASAAAIRDRLFKAFDPFHHDAVVTARSDKLKRLGLSNAKIKAIKEIGKAVSTGAIDLNAVGEMDADAAHQLLTALHGVGPWTADIYLLFCLGHADAFPAGDLAVQEAARIALNLRKRPDPKALTKIAESWRPWRGVAAHLMWAYYHVVKRREGISLEAKADKAEKTAKAKKHGPQIKKAKKPRTSAKKAAKKTAKGKQRAPRRTKS; this comes from the coding sequence ATGACCCATTTCCTCCACACCCAGGGCGATCTCGAAGCCGGTCTCCTTGAACTGATCCGCATCGATCCACGCCTTGCGCCGGTGGCAGAGACCGCCGGCGCCTTCAACCTGCGCCGCCGCGAGGGTGGTTATCCCGGCCTGTGCGCCATTGTCTGCGGCCAGCAGCTTTCGACCGCCAGCGCTGCGGCCATCCGCGATCGTTTGTTCAAGGCCTTCGATCCGTTTCATCACGACGCCGTCGTCACCGCGCGCAGCGACAAACTCAAGCGGCTCGGGCTGTCGAACGCCAAGATCAAGGCCATCAAGGAAATCGGCAAGGCCGTATCGACCGGCGCGATCGACCTCAATGCCGTCGGCGAAATGGATGCCGATGCCGCGCATCAACTGCTGACCGCCCTGCACGGCGTCGGGCCGTGGACGGCCGATATTTATCTCTTGTTCTGCCTCGGTCACGCCGACGCCTTCCCGGCCGGCGATCTCGCCGTGCAGGAGGCCGCCCGCATCGCGCTGAACCTGCGCAAGCGGCCCGATCCCAAGGCGCTCACCAAAATCGCGGAAAGCTGGCGGCCGTGGCGCGGCGTGGCGGCGCATCTGATGTGGGCCTATTATCACGTCGTCAAACGCCGCGAGGGCATCAGCCTGGAGGCCAAGGCAGACAAGGCGGAGAAAACGGCCAAGGCCAAGAAGCACGGGCCGCAAATCAAGAAAGCCAAAAAGCCGAGAACTTCGGCTAAGAAGGCCGCGAAGAAAACGGCGAAAGGAAAACAGCGTGCCCCTCGACGGACCAAATCTTGA
- a CDS encoding HNH endonuclease, producing MNVHVSPAGFPALVLNADFRPLSYYPLSLWSWQDTIKAVFLERVSIVANYDQAVRSPSFEMRLPSVVSLKTYVKPSTHPAFTRFNVFLRDRFSCQYCGSRDDLTFDHVIPRSRGGITSWDNVITACSPCNLRKGSLTMNEAHMFPAQMPYQPTVHHLHRNGRQFPPNYLHDSWLDYLYWDTELEP from the coding sequence TTGAACGTGCACGTTTCGCCAGCCGGGTTTCCGGCCCTTGTGCTCAACGCCGATTTCAGACCGTTGAGCTACTACCCCCTGTCCTTGTGGTCCTGGCAGGACACGATCAAGGCGGTGTTTCTCGAACGGGTCAGTATCGTCGCCAATTACGATCAGGCGGTACGAAGTCCCAGCTTCGAGATGAGATTGCCCAGCGTCGTATCGCTCAAGACCTACGTAAAGCCTTCGACCCACCCCGCCTTTACCCGCTTCAACGTTTTTCTCCGCGACCGGTTTTCCTGCCAATATTGCGGCAGCCGCGACGACCTGACTTTCGATCATGTCATTCCCCGCTCGCGTGGCGGCATCACCTCCTGGGACAACGTCATCACCGCCTGCTCGCCCTGCAACCTGCGCAAGGGCTCGCTGACCATGAACGAAGCGCACATGTTCCCGGCGCAGATGCCGTACCAACCGACGGTGCACCATCTGCACCGCAACGGCCGCCAGTTCCCGCCGAACTATCTGCACGACAGCTGGCTCGACTATCTCTACTGGGATACGGAACTGGAGCCGTAG
- a CDS encoding type II toxin-antitoxin system RelE/ParE family toxin has translation MKPIVFLGDSLERVREFPQRARRSCGFQLDRVQNGLEPDDWKPMASVGAGVREIRVRDASGAYRVIYVANWKDAVYVLHAFQKKSQRTLLRDLAVAKTRLSELKRGTAE, from the coding sequence ATCAAGCCGATCGTTTTTCTCGGCGACTCGCTGGAGCGAGTGCGGGAGTTCCCCCAGCGAGCGCGACGCAGCTGCGGTTTTCAGTTGGATCGCGTTCAAAACGGCCTTGAGCCAGATGACTGGAAGCCAATGGCGTCGGTTGGGGCCGGCGTCCGGGAAATCCGCGTCCGCGACGCATCAGGAGCGTATAGGGTCATCTACGTCGCCAATTGGAAGGATGCTGTCTATGTGCTGCACGCCTTTCAGAAGAAATCGCAGCGGACGCTGCTACGAGATCTGGCGGTTGCGAAAACCCGCTTGAGCGAATTGAAGCGAGGGACAGCCGAATGA
- a CDS encoding ATP-binding protein: MAKRKKAVSKARKTGARRPKRPGRMPVVRAVEAALAGIAHDIRTPLTGIVALAELLSASDLGARERGWADAIKSGADHLAQIATLLVDAVRADAKGLVIRDDPFSPRLLAGSVGEALAARAGSKSVATETVIGDLPVLVLGDVLRLRTALENLADNAVKFTGEGSIKFAAGATKAPRGRLRLTFTFTDTGIGLSPAEVKRLFKPFVQANEDVARRYGGAGLGLVFVRRIARAMGGDLTVTSKRGKGSTFTLTALVAVAEAAASGEMAARDEARPSLMVLCAEDNPYGRVVMNTVLKALGHRADFVDSGEAAVKAAARGGYDAVLMDVALPDIDGLEATRRIRALPGKAGQVPVIGISGRDSPDDERAARDAGMNFYLTKPVSPSKLAEALSLTAGTKGS, encoded by the coding sequence ATGGCGAAGCGCAAAAAGGCCGTCAGTAAGGCCAGGAAGACCGGGGCTCGGCGGCCGAAGCGGCCGGGCCGGATGCCGGTCGTCCGCGCTGTAGAGGCTGCGCTGGCCGGCATCGCCCATGACATCCGCACGCCGCTGACCGGCATCGTGGCGCTGGCCGAACTGTTGTCGGCGTCCGATCTTGGGGCGCGCGAGCGCGGCTGGGCCGATGCGATCAAGAGCGGCGCCGACCATCTGGCGCAGATCGCGACCTTGCTCGTCGATGCGGTGCGTGCCGATGCCAAGGGGCTCGTGATCCGCGACGATCCGTTTTCGCCGCGCCTCCTTGCCGGGTCCGTTGGCGAGGCGTTGGCCGCTCGTGCGGGAAGTAAGTCGGTCGCCACTGAGACGGTCATCGGCGATTTGCCGGTTCTAGTCTTGGGCGATGTGCTGCGCCTGCGCACGGCGCTGGAAAACCTGGCCGACAATGCGGTGAAGTTCACGGGCGAGGGCTCGATCAAGTTCGCCGCCGGGGCGACGAAAGCGCCGCGCGGCCGCCTGCGCCTGACCTTCACCTTCACCGATACGGGCATCGGTCTGTCTCCCGCCGAGGTGAAGCGGCTGTTCAAGCCGTTCGTGCAAGCGAATGAAGACGTGGCGCGGCGCTATGGCGGCGCCGGCCTCGGCCTTGTCTTCGTGCGCCGCATCGCGCGTGCCATGGGCGGCGACCTCACCGTCACCAGCAAACGCGGCAAAGGCTCCACCTTCACGCTTACAGCGCTGGTCGCGGTGGCAGAAGCTGCGGCGTCCGGCGAAATGGCGGCGCGAGACGAAGCGCGCCCATCGCTGATGGTTCTGTGCGCCGAAGACAATCCCTACGGTCGCGTGGTGATGAACACCGTTCTCAAGGCGCTCGGCCACCGCGCCGACTTCGTCGACAGCGGCGAGGCTGCAGTGAAGGCGGCCGCGCGCGGCGGCTATGACGCCGTGCTGATGGATGTGGCGCTGCCCGATATCGACGGACTGGAAGCGACGCGTCGCATTCGCGCGTTGCCCGGCAAGGCGGGGCAAGTGCCGGTGATCGGCATTTCTGGTCGCGATAGTCCGGACGACGAACGGGCCGCGCGCGATGCCGGCATGAATTTCTATCTCACCAAGCCGGTGAGTCCGTCGAAGCTGGCCGAGGCGCTGAGCCTGACCGCCGGTACGAAAGGTTCTTGA
- the putA gene encoding bifunctional proline dehydrogenase/L-glutamate gamma-semialdehyde dehydrogenase PutA, whose product MDRKNQVLTMPAQTSPAISPFRADFAPPDEAIAARLLAAAGRDDAAEARIDSRAARLIEAIRSRVGGLGGVEDFLHAYALSTKEGLALMVLAEALLRIPDGATADRLIEDKLKGGDWNHGDRRSGTLLVSASAWALATTARVIAPGETPEGIVDTLVKRLGLPAVRTATRQAMKLLGSHFVLGQTIEAALDRAGDARQFLYSFDMLGEGARTAEDAARYFASYAKAIDAIGQSAGNDALPRRPGISVKLSALHPRYEALSRERVMAELPPRLLDLARRAKGYDLNFTVDAEEADRLELSLDVIEATLRDPSLAGWDGFGLAIQAYQKRAPQVIDWIAALAQTLDRRLMVRLVKGAYWDTEIKRAQERGLADYPVFTRKAMTDLSYGECARKLLGLRPRIYPQFATHNALTIASVLEDAGDSSGFEFQRLHGMGDALYGALLAEDPRLACRTYAPVGGYADLLAYLVRRLLENGANSSFVSVAADPDVPVSDILKRPQAWIADPAHARHSHIPLPRNLFAPERKNSSGVEFGHAASLASLRAEIAKAPAVAEAAPLIDGVAVKGKSRDVTSPIDGAVIGQVTECDEAIVTAMMAAARAGFPSWSAVSVEGRAAALERAADLIEDNRGRLIALLQSEGGKTIDDCMSEVREAADFCRYYAARALRDFAPQTLPGPTGESNQLRHGGRGVFVCISPWNFPLAIFTGQVAAALVAGNSVVAKPAEQTPLIACETVKLLHQAGVPATALHLAPGDGKVGAWLTAHAAVAGVAFTGSTEVARLINRALAAKDGPIVPLIAETGGINAMIVDATALPEQVTDDVVTSAFRSAGQRCSALRLLCVQDDVADKILEMIEGAARELKMGDPRDLATHVGPVIDAEAKGKLDRWVGDMTSRGAVRFRGEAGPAAGTFVAPAIVELGRAGDLKEEVFGPVLHVVRWRAGELDALLAEIAGNGYGLTLGVHSRIDATIARVVGKLPNGNVYINRNMIGAVVGSQPFGGNGLSGTGPKAGGPNYLARFALEQVVTVNTAASGGNATLLAVDE is encoded by the coding sequence ATGGATCGGAAAAATCAGGTCCTCACCATGCCCGCCCAGACATCTCCCGCCATTTCTCCGTTTCGCGCCGACTTTGCCCCGCCGGATGAAGCCATCGCTGCCCGGCTGCTGGCGGCGGCAGGCCGAGATGATGCGGCCGAAGCGCGGATCGACTCACGGGCGGCCCGCCTGATCGAGGCGATCCGTTCAAGGGTTGGTGGACTCGGCGGGGTCGAGGACTTCCTCCATGCCTATGCGCTGTCGACCAAGGAGGGGCTGGCGCTCATGGTGCTGGCCGAAGCGCTGTTGCGCATTCCGGACGGCGCCACTGCCGACCGCCTGATCGAGGACAAGCTTAAAGGCGGCGACTGGAATCATGGCGACCGTCGTTCCGGAACGCTTTTGGTATCGGCGTCCGCCTGGGCGCTGGCGACCACGGCGCGGGTGATTGCGCCGGGCGAAACGCCGGAAGGCATCGTCGACACTTTGGTGAAGCGGCTCGGTCTGCCGGCGGTGCGCACCGCCACCCGGCAGGCGATGAAGCTGCTCGGCTCGCATTTTGTGCTCGGCCAGACCATCGAGGCTGCGCTCGATCGCGCCGGCGACGCCCGGCAGTTTCTTTATTCCTTCGACATGCTGGGCGAGGGCGCGCGCACTGCCGAGGACGCCGCGCGCTATTTCGCTTCATATGCCAAGGCGATCGACGCCATCGGCCAATCCGCCGGCAACGACGCCCTGCCGCGGCGGCCGGGTATATCGGTGAAGCTGTCGGCGCTGCATCCGCGCTACGAGGCGCTGTCGCGCGAACGGGTGATGGCGGAACTGCCGCCGCGTCTGCTCGATCTCGCGCGCCGGGCCAAAGGCTACGATCTCAACTTCACCGTCGATGCCGAGGAAGCCGACCGCCTTGAACTGTCACTCGACGTGATCGAGGCGACGTTGCGCGATCCATCGCTCGCGGGATGGGACGGCTTCGGTCTGGCCATCCAGGCCTATCAGAAGCGCGCGCCGCAGGTGATCGACTGGATCGCCGCACTGGCGCAGACGCTCGACCGCCGGCTGATGGTGCGACTGGTCAAGGGTGCCTATTGGGACACCGAGATCAAGCGCGCGCAGGAGCGTGGCCTTGCCGACTATCCGGTGTTCACGCGCAAGGCGATGACCGATCTGAGCTACGGCGAATGCGCGCGCAAGCTGCTCGGCCTGCGGCCGCGCATTTATCCGCAGTTCGCCACGCACAATGCATTGACCATCGCCAGCGTGCTGGAAGATGCCGGCGACAGTTCAGGCTTCGAATTCCAGCGCCTGCACGGCATGGGCGATGCGCTCTACGGCGCACTGCTCGCCGAGGATCCGCGGCTTGCCTGCCGGACCTATGCGCCGGTCGGGGGCTATGCCGATCTGCTGGCCTATCTGGTGCGGCGTTTGCTCGAGAATGGTGCCAATTCGTCGTTCGTGTCGGTCGCCGCCGATCCCGACGTGCCGGTCTCCGATATTCTCAAGCGGCCGCAAGCCTGGATCGCCGATCCGGCGCACGCCCGGCATTCGCATATTCCTTTGCCGCGCAATCTGTTCGCGCCGGAGCGCAAGAATTCGTCCGGGGTCGAATTCGGCCACGCTGCATCGCTCGCCTCGCTGCGGGCCGAGATCGCCAAGGCGCCGGCTGTGGCCGAGGCCGCACCGCTGATCGATGGCGTTGCCGTAAAGGGCAAGAGCCGCGATGTGACGTCGCCGATCGACGGCGCCGTCATCGGGCAGGTCACGGAATGCGACGAAGCGATCGTCACGGCCATGATGGCGGCGGCGAGAGCCGGCTTTCCTTCGTGGAGCGCGGTCAGCGTTGAAGGCCGTGCCGCGGCGCTGGAACGCGCCGCCGACTTGATCGAGGACAATCGCGGCCGCCTGATCGCCCTGTTGCAAAGCGAAGGCGGCAAGACCATCGACGATTGCATGTCGGAAGTGCGCGAGGCCGCCGACTTCTGTCGTTATTACGCCGCGCGGGCCTTGCGCGATTTCGCACCGCAGACCTTGCCGGGGCCGACGGGCGAGAGCAACCAGCTTCGCCATGGCGGCCGCGGCGTCTTCGTCTGTATCAGTCCGTGGAATTTTCCGCTCGCCATTTTCACCGGGCAGGTTGCCGCCGCGCTCGTCGCCGGCAACAGCGTGGTCGCCAAGCCCGCCGAGCAGACGCCGCTGATCGCCTGCGAGACCGTGAAGCTGCTTCACCAGGCCGGCGTGCCGGCGACGGCGCTGCATCTGGCGCCGGGCGACGGCAAGGTCGGTGCGTGGCTCACGGCTCATGCGGCGGTCGCGGGTGTGGCCTTCACCGGTTCGACCGAAGTCGCCCGGCTGATCAACCGCGCGCTCGCCGCCAAGGACGGACCGATTGTGCCGCTGATCGCCGAAACCGGCGGCATCAACGCCATGATCGTGGATGCCACCGCGCTGCCCGAGCAGGTGACCGACGACGTAGTGACGTCGGCTTTCCGTTCCGCCGGTCAGCGTTGTTCGGCGCTGCGGCTGCTGTGCGTGCAGGATGACGTCGCCGACAAGATTTTGGAGATGATCGAGGGCGCGGCGCGGGAGTTGAAGATGGGGGATCCGCGCGACCTCGCCACCCATGTCGGGCCGGTGATCGATGCCGAAGCCAAAGGCAAGCTCGACCGCTGGGTCGGCGACATGACGTCACGCGGAGCCGTGCGCTTCCGGGGCGAAGCCGGACCGGCGGCAGGCACCTTCGTCGCGCCGGCCATTGTCGAACTCGGCCGCGCCGGTGACCTGAAGGAAGAAGTTTTCGGGCCGGTGCTGCATGTCGTGCGCTGGCGTGCCGGCGAGCTCGATGCCCTGCTCGCCGAGATCGCCGGCAATGGCTACGGCCTGACGCTTGGCGTTCACTCGCGCATCGACGCGACGATTGCGCGGGTCGTAGGGAAACTTCCCAATGGCAACGTTTATATCAACCGCAACATGATCGGCGCAGTCGTCGGCTCGCAGCCTTTTGGCGGTAACGGCCTGTCCGGCACCGGGCCGAAGGCCGGCGGGCCGAACTATCTTGCCCGATTTGCGTTGGAACAGGTCGTGACGGTGAATACCGCCGCGTCCGGCGGTAATGCGACGCTCTTGGCGGTGGACGAATAA